TTTTGAGCAGGATGCAAAGGACAATAAGGTATTTATGAAGACCAAACTTAAAATGCCGTTGCTGGCCATGGGTGGTGAATATTTTGGCGCCGGCTTCCTGGTAGATCATTGTAAACTGGTGGCTGAAAATGTAAAAGGCTCCAATATCAAAGGCGCGGGTCACTGGGTAGTGCAGGAAAATACTGCCCAGGTTCAAAAAGACCTGTTGGATTTCTTTCTTTCAAAATAATACGCACTAACACACATCCCATAAAGAATTGTAGCGATGAAAAAGAACCATGTAGTCACAATAATGACAGGCCTTTTCCTATCTCTTAATTTCACAGCTATCGCTCAAATCCCCTTGCCACCCCAGGTCCCCATCTGGGATGGCAACAAGGTGGAGCTGACATTGCACAAAGTAGCCACCGATGTATATGCTATTCAACCCACATCGGTAGAATCGGAAACCACGAAGGGTATTCCACAGGCCACCTCAGGCGGGTTTATCGTAGGCGATAAAGGGGTAATGCTGATAGAATGTTTCCTGAACAAAAGACTGTTCGAGCAGGAAATGAAATTGATCCGGTCGGTAACCAGCAAACCCATTTTGTACGCCGTAAATACAAGCGATCATGGCGACCACTGCTTCACTGATTATTTGTTACCCGCCAATACCCTCATCATTCAGAATGAGTTTGCCAAACAAAACCTGGCTAAGAATTTCGAGGGCATCAAACAGTTTATGATCATGCTGTTTGGGAAAGGGCGTGGCATTGAAGAAGCAACCTACCGGCCGGCAGACATAACCGTTGCCAAGAACAATAAATTCACCGTTGACCTCGGCGGCGGCAAAACCGTTGAACTGATCAATACCGGTTCGGCGCAGTCACCCGCAGATCTTTTTGTATGGATGCCCACTGAAAAAGTGTTCTGGGCAGGCAATCCCTTTATTGCCGAAAGCCCTACCATTCCCTGGCTGTTTGACGGGTACTTCCTGGAACCCGCAGCCAATTTGAAAAAGATGTATGATATGCTCCCCGATGATGCCATCATCATCCCCGGCCATGGCAGGATCACCAATAAAGCAGGCATAAAATATACCCTCGATTATGTGCAATCCCTCCGCCAACAGGTACAGGCAGCCGTACAAAAAGGGCTCACGCTTGAGCAAACAAAGCAAACAGTGACCATGAAGGAATATGACAAAGGGTATGAGCTGTTCAACTGGCTTCATTACAACTTCAACCTGCCCAACGCATATAAAGACATCAGCAACAACAAGCAGTAATAACACATATAGAAAGTCCTCAAAAACAATAATCATGAAAAAGCTTTTGCTTATTCTATTATACCTATGCCCGCTGCTGATTGCAGCACAGCAAAAAGCCGACCTCATCCTGATTAACGGCAAGATAGCCACCATGGTGAAAGCCGGCGAATTCAAAGAGGCCGTAGCCATTAAAGACGGGATCATTGTAGATGCAGGCAGTTCCGCCTCCATACTTGCCAAATACAAAACGGAGAATACCCAGGTGGTAGATGCCAAAGGCAAAACGGTAGTGCCGGGGCTGAATGACAGTCACCTGCATGCCATCCGCGAAGGCCTGAACTATAATGCCGAACTGCGTTGGG
The Niastella koreensis GR20-10 genome window above contains:
- a CDS encoding MBL fold metallo-hydrolase produces the protein MPPQVPIWDGNKVELTLHKVATDVYAIQPTSVESETTKGIPQATSGGFIVGDKGVMLIECFLNKRLFEQEMKLIRSVTSKPILYAVNTSDHGDHCFTDYLLPANTLIIQNEFAKQNLAKNFEGIKQFMIMLFGKGRGIEEATYRPADITVAKNNKFTVDLGGGKTVELINTGSAQSPADLFVWMPTEKVFWAGNPFIAESPTIPWLFDGYFLEPAANLKKMYDMLPDDAIIIPGHGRITNKAGIKYTLDYVQSLRQQVQAAVQKGLTLEQTKQTVTMKEYDKGYELFNWLHYNFNLPNAYKDISNNKQ